CCGCGCCGCCAGGTGATCGCGGCGATCGACCTTTGACCGAAGAGCATCGCTCCGTTCGCAGAGCACTGCTCACCTTTGTGTGCACTGCTCCGACTCTGTGGGACACTGCCCGCATGAGCACCGCACGAGGAGCCCGCGCCCGCGCCCGGATCGAAGTCACCGCCGCCATCAAGGACGAGGCGCGCAGACAACTCGCGGCGGAAGGCGCCGCCAGGCTCTCGCTGCGTGCCGTCGCCCGCGAACTCGGCATGGTCTCCTCCGCGCTCTACCGCTACTTCCCCAGCCGCGACGACCTGCTCACCGCGCTCATCATCGACGCCTACAACTCCCTCGGCGAGGCGGCCGAGGCCGCGCACACCAAGGCCGGCGACGACGTCGCCCCGGCGCGGCGGTGGGTCGCCGTGTGCGAGGCCGTACGCGCCTGGGCGCTGGCGCATCCGCATGAGTACGCGCTGATCTACGGCTCGCCCGTACCCGGTTACTCCGCACCCGAGACGACCGTCCCGGCCGCCTCCCGCGTGGGGCTCCTGCTGATCGGCATCGTGCGCGACGCGTACGGGCAGCGCGGTGTGGCCCGCACTCCGCTGCCCGCCGAACTGGAGTCCGAGGCCCGGCGCATGGCCGCCGACCTGGCGCCCGACCTTCCCCCGGAGGTGGTCACGTCCCTGGTCGCCGCCTGGGCGCAGCTGTACGGGCTGGTCGGTTTCGAGCTGTTCGGGCAGTTCAACAAGGTCGTGGAGGACCGCGAGGCGTTTTTCCGGCACGCGGCCGCCCAACTCGCCCACGGCGTGGGCCTGGTGTTCCCGTAGACCGTCGGCCGCCGGCCGACAGCAGCGTGGCGGCGTCGCAGAGAGGCCGGCCCGCGGCGGTGTCCTGCCGGGGCGCTCGCCCTTACCGCCGCGTGACGGTGCCCTGCCCAGGCGCTCACCCGCGCCGCCGCGTCGACGTCCCGCCGGGCCCCGACCCGGCCCGCTCAGACGTCGAAGCCGTGGGCCCGGCGGCCGTCGGGCGGCGCGTTCCACGGCCACACAGTCAGCTCGGGCTGCCGCAGGGGCAAGCGTGCCGCCGGGCGCGAATGGACGACTCGGCCGCGCGGTGAGCATGGGGGCGTACGTACTCCCGGACGCACGCGCACGCGCGTACTCCCCGGGGAGTACGTGTGATCACCTCGCCCGGCTGACGTCCCGCGCGGCCGCGGCCGTCTAGCGTGAACCTCATGGAGGAGCAGCGCACAGACGCCCCGTGGCGGTGGCACGGTCCGCCGTGGTGGAACCGCTGGGACGACGAGCCCCGCGGCTCGCGCCTGCCCTGGCGCTCCACCCTGCTGCTCACCTTCTTCGTGGTCGTCGGCACGCGCTTTTCCGCCCACAACCAGCAGGCCGACCGCGCGCACCTCGACGTCTTCGCCTATGCGCTGTTGCTCGTCGCCTCGGGGGCGCTGCTGTGGCGGCAGCGGCATCCCGTGCCCGTCGTGTTCGTCACGGTCGCGGCCGCCCTGGTGTACCTGGGCGCCGGATACCCCTACGGCCCGGTCTTCTTCACCGTCGCGGTCGGTTGCTTCAGCGCTCTCGTCGCCGGACGCCGGGGGACCGCGTGGACGGCCGTCGGGATGTTCTGGGCCGGGCACGTCCTCGTGTCGCACTGGCTGTACCGATGGCTGCCACCGTCCGGGGACTCGGCCGCCTCCTGGGGGCAGGAGCTGGTCATCGCCGCATGGGTGCTGGCGATCGTGGCGATGGCGGAGCTGGTGCGCGTCCGGCGCGAGCAGTGGGCCCGCGAGCGGGCCGAACGGGCGCAGGCCGCGCGGCGGCGCGCCGACGAGGAGCGGTTGCGCATCGCCCGTGAGCTCCACGACGTCCTGGCCCACAGCATTTCCGTGATCAACGTCCAGGCGGGCGTCGGCCTCGCGCTTCTCGACTCCGACCCGGAGCAGGCACGCACGGCGCTCACCACGATCAAGGCCGCCAGCAAGGAGGCGCTCGGGGAGGTGCGCCAGGTGCTCGACACGCTGCGCACGCCCGGTGACGCGCCGCGCGCGCCCGCGCCTGGGCTCGACCGGCTGCCGGAACTCGTCGAACAGGCCGCGAGCGCGGGTTTGACGGTCACCGTCGAAGGAGACGCGCCGAAGCTCGCGCCGGGCACCGACCTCGCCGCGTTCCGCATCGTCCAGGAGGCGCTCACCAACGTCGTACGGCACTCGGGATCGCGGCACGCGCGCGTGCACGTCGACAGCGGGAAGGGCGTACTGCGCCTGCGTATCGACGACGACGGGCCCGCGACCGGCGCCGACGCGGGCGGCAGCGGCAACGGGCTCGCCGGGATGGGGGAGCGCGCCGCCGCGCTCGGTGGCACGATCGAGGCGGGACCTCGCGTCGACGGCGGTTTCCGGGTGTTCGCCGTACTGCCGCTGAAGGCGTCGTCCGAGGAGCCCCCCGAGCGCAAGGAGGACCGGTGATCCGCGTACTGCTCGCCGACGACCAGTCTTTGGTCAGAGCCGGTTTCAAGGCACTGCTCGACGCCCAGCCCGACATCGAGGTGGCCGGCGAGGCGGCCGACGGCGAGGAGGCGCTGCGCAGCGTGCGCGAACTACGGCCCGACGTCGTGCTGATGGACATCCGCATGCCGTTGGTCGACGGGCTTGCCGCGACCCGTCACATCACCGAGGAACCGGACCTGGAGGACGTGAAGGTGGTCATGCTGACCACCTTCGAGCTCGACGAGTACGTCTTCGAGGCGATCCGTTCCGGTGCCTCCGGCTTTCTCGTCAAGGACACCGAGCCGGACGAACTCCTGCGCGCGGTACGGAAGGTGGTCGACGGCGACGCGCTGCTCTCACCGAGCGTGACCCGGCGACTGATCTCCGAGTTCGCGGCCCGCTCCAAGGAGCCCGCGGTCGGCGCCGCCCTCGGCCGGCTCACCGAGCGGGAACGGGAGGTGATGGCCCTGGTCGGCATCGGCCTGTCCAACGACGAGATCGCCCGCCGCCTCGTCGTCAGTCCGCTCACGGCGAAGACCCATGTCAGCCGTACCATGGTCAAGCTGGGTGCCCGCGACCGGGCCCAACTCGTCGTGCTGGCCTACGAGTCGGGACTGGTACGGCCGGGCTGGCTGGGTTGAGTTCCGCCGCCCCGTCCGAAGCGGACCAGCACGCTGACGACGCGTGCCACGAAGAGCACGACGGCCACCGTGGCTCCCGAGCCTTCGAGCGCACGCCGCGTGCCGCCCGACAGGTCGAAGGCGAAAGCCGGTCCCGCCACGACGCCGAACACCAGGGCGGCGGCGAAGGCCGCGCTGCACAGGGCGTACCCGATCTCGATGGTGATCGCGTCCCGCTCGGCCTGAGTACGCCGCGTGCGGCCGCCGAGCGAACGTCCCCCGTGGTTGTCCATGCGTCGAGTCAAACAGGCGTGCGCCCGGCGGGGCAAGGAACCCCGCCTGGCGCACATCTGGAGGCGTCCCCCTAGTCGCGGACCGCCGCCGGCGCCGCGTCCACCTCCTCCTGAAGGGACTTGGCGACCACGATGGATCGCTGCGTCCGACGCGTACGCAGTCCCGTGAGCGTGATCAGCAGGCCCGCGAGGGCGATGCCGGTGACCACGATCAGACCGGGCCGGTAGCTGTCGAGGACGGCCTGCGGCGAGGCGTGCGCGGGTGCGTTCGCCGTCACCACCGCCGTCACCACGGCCAGGAAGATCGCGCCGCCCACCTGCACCGAGGTGTTGAGCAGACCGGAGACCATGCCCTGCTCGTGGTCCTCGACGCCGTTCGTGGCCTGGATGTTGAGCGAGGGGAAGACCAGCGCGCAGGCCGCGCCGATCAGCAGCATGCTCGGCAGGATGGCCGCCGCGTACACGGGGTCGAGGTCGACGCCCAGGAAGAGGGCGTATCCGAGAGCCATCAGCGCGAAGCCCACCGCGATCAGGCGGGGGGTGCCGAAGCGGTCGACGATCGCGCCCACCTTGGTGGAGGAGACGGCCACCAGCGCGCCCGCGGGCAGGAAGGCGAGCGCCGTGTGCAGCGCCGACCAGCCGAGGAGCGACTGCATGTACAGCGTGACCAGGAACTGGAAGCCGACGTACGACCCGAAGAAGGCCATCGCCCCGAGCTGGGCGCGGATCTGGCCGCCGGAGCGCAGCACGCCGAGCCGGATCAGGGGACCGGCCGAGCGGCGTTCGACGAGGACGAAGACGGTCAGGAGCACGGCGACGGCGAGGAAGGACAGCAGGGTGCGGGCGGAGGCCCAGCCGACGTGCGGCGCCTGGACGACGGTGAAGACGAGCAGCAGCATCGACGTGGTGCCGAGGACGGCGCCGGGGATGTCGTAGCCGTTGTGGTCCTTCTCGCGTTCGCTGCGCGGCAGCAGTTTCAGGCCGGCGAGCAGGGCGATCAGCGCGATGGGCGCGGGCAGCAGCATGGTGAGGCGCCAGCTGGCCTCGGTGAGCAGTCCGGACAGCACCAGGCCCATGGAGAAGCCGGTGGCCGCGCAGGTGGTGTAGATGGAGAGGGCGCGGTTGCGCAGCGGGCCCTCCGCGAAGGTCGTGGTGATGATGGACAGGCCGGCCGGTGCGGTGAACGCGGCGCTCAGGCCCTTGATGAACCGGCTGGCGATCAGCAGCGGGCCCGAGTCGACGAGCCCGCCGAGCAGCGAGGCGAGCGCGAAGACACCCAGGGCCACCAGGAAGACCTGGCGCCGGCCGAGCAGGTCCGCGGTGCGTCCGCCGAGGAGGAGGAGCCCGCCGTATCCCAGGATGTAGCCGCTGACGACCCATTGCAGCGTCG
The Streptomyces sp. CGMCC 4.7035 DNA segment above includes these coding regions:
- a CDS encoding TetR/AcrR family transcriptional regulator, producing the protein MSTARGARARARIEVTAAIKDEARRQLAAEGAARLSLRAVARELGMVSSALYRYFPSRDDLLTALIIDAYNSLGEAAEAAHTKAGDDVAPARRWVAVCEAVRAWALAHPHEYALIYGSPVPGYSAPETTVPAASRVGLLLIGIVRDAYGQRGVARTPLPAELESEARRMAADLAPDLPPEVVTSLVAAWAQLYGLVGFELFGQFNKVVEDREAFFRHAAAQLAHGVGLVFP
- a CDS encoding sensor histidine kinase, coding for MEEQRTDAPWRWHGPPWWNRWDDEPRGSRLPWRSTLLLTFFVVVGTRFSAHNQQADRAHLDVFAYALLLVASGALLWRQRHPVPVVFVTVAAALVYLGAGYPYGPVFFTVAVGCFSALVAGRRGTAWTAVGMFWAGHVLVSHWLYRWLPPSGDSAASWGQELVIAAWVLAIVAMAELVRVRREQWARERAERAQAARRRADEERLRIARELHDVLAHSISVINVQAGVGLALLDSDPEQARTALTTIKAASKEALGEVRQVLDTLRTPGDAPRAPAPGLDRLPELVEQAASAGLTVTVEGDAPKLAPGTDLAAFRIVQEALTNVVRHSGSRHARVHVDSGKGVLRLRIDDDGPATGADAGGSGNGLAGMGERAAALGGTIEAGPRVDGGFRVFAVLPLKASSEEPPERKEDR
- a CDS encoding response regulator transcription factor — protein: MIRVLLADDQSLVRAGFKALLDAQPDIEVAGEAADGEEALRSVRELRPDVVLMDIRMPLVDGLAATRHITEEPDLEDVKVVMLTTFELDEYVFEAIRSGASGFLVKDTEPDELLRAVRKVVDGDALLSPSVTRRLISEFAARSKEPAVGAALGRLTEREREVMALVGIGLSNDEIARRLVVSPLTAKTHVSRTMVKLGARDRAQLVVLAYESGLVRPGWLG
- a CDS encoding DUF6332 family protein, producing the protein MDNHGGRSLGGRTRRTQAERDAITIEIGYALCSAAFAAALVFGVVAGPAFAFDLSGGTRRALEGSGATVAVVLFVARVVSVLVRFGRGGGTQPSQPGRTSPDS
- a CDS encoding MFS transporter, yielding MTSPLTTPAPEGRWTPRLWGTLLVLCAAMFLDALDVSMVGVALPSIGSDLHLTTSTLQWVVSGYILGYGGLLLLGGRTADLLGRRQVFLVALGVFALASLLGGLVDSGPLLIASRFIKGLSAAFTAPAGLSIITTTFAEGPLRNRALSIYTTCAATGFSMGLVLSGLLTEASWRLTMLLPAPIALIALLAGLKLLPRSEREKDHNGYDIPGAVLGTTSMLLLVFTVVQAPHVGWASARTLLSFLAVAVLLTVFVLVERRSAGPLIRLGVLRSGGQIRAQLGAMAFFGSYVGFQFLVTLYMQSLLGWSALHTALAFLPAGALVAVSSTKVGAIVDRFGTPRLIAVGFALMALGYALFLGVDLDPVYAAAILPSMLLIGAACALVFPSLNIQATNGVEDHEQGMVSGLLNTSVQVGGAIFLAVVTAVVTANAPAHASPQAVLDSYRPGLIVVTGIALAGLLITLTGLRTRRTQRSIVVAKSLQEEVDAAPAAVRD